The Microlunatus antarcticus genome window below encodes:
- a CDS encoding methyltransferase domain-containing protein, whose product MTDLARRETSAVELMDDPACDLTRLERTYAQFAVVNRLVSGWRRLYIATLRPVLAASPRPTLLDVGFGGGDVARCLDRWARRDGLDLAVTAIDPDPRAAAFVDRRPSGDVTFRRASSADLVAEGRRYDVVVSNHLLHHLDPVALQALLADSERLAGRLALHSDLSRSRLAHRAYGVVTRPLARSSFLHDDGLLSIRRSYRPAELADVRPGWSARALGPFRLLLRHDAQQDGRSAG is encoded by the coding sequence ATGACCGACCTGGCCCGGCGGGAGACGTCCGCGGTCGAGCTGATGGACGACCCGGCCTGCGACCTGACCCGGCTGGAGCGGACGTACGCCCAGTTCGCCGTGGTGAACCGGCTCGTGTCGGGCTGGCGGCGGCTCTACATCGCCACGCTGCGCCCGGTGCTGGCCGCGAGCCCGCGCCCGACCCTGCTCGACGTCGGCTTCGGGGGCGGCGACGTCGCCCGCTGCCTGGACCGGTGGGCGCGGCGCGACGGCCTCGACCTGGCGGTCACCGCCATCGACCCGGACCCGCGCGCCGCCGCCTTCGTCGACCGGCGGCCGAGCGGTGACGTCACGTTCCGCCGGGCGAGCAGCGCCGACCTCGTGGCCGAGGGCCGCCGCTACGACGTCGTCGTGTCCAACCACCTGCTGCACCACCTCGACCCCGTCGCGCTGCAGGCGCTGCTGGCCGACAGCGAACGGCTGGCCGGCCGCCTCGCGCTCCACAGCGACCTGAGCCGGTCGCGGCTGGCCCACCGGGCGTACGGCGTGGTCACCCGGCCGCTGGCCCGCTCCTCGTTCCTCCACGACGACGGCCTGCTCTCGATCCGGCGCAGCTATCGGCCCGCCGAGCTGGCCGACGTGCGCCCGGGCTGGTCGGCCCGTGCGCTCGGCCCGTTCCGGCTGCTGCTGCGGCACGACGCCCAGCAGGACGGCCGGTCCGCCGGGTGA
- a CDS encoding type III polyketide synthase: protein MAPSPAPVFVRAVGTAVPVTVLRQPEFRDVLAAQPGLSRLGVRRLRAAFDASDIDTRHTVMGELGRDHGVDAGSDPVHYDPRSSLVLAPSTGTRNAAYVREAPPLFLAAAKDALGASDLVADDVTHVVTVSCTGFFAPGPDYLLVRQLGLPVTTQRFHLGFMGCYGAFPALRLAQAVCRADPEAVVLVVCAELCSLHLHVGDDLDTILSSSLFADGAAAAVVTGRAPAAGSETVTLDALGTTLSDDGEAHMAWTIGDLGFDMVLSRYVPRILGSSLPAALPSLLGLLSPTEVDRWAVHPGGRSVLDQVQAALGLSDDDLAPSRDVLRRYGNMSSPTVLFVLAELLRAPAAGPEQLAGLAFGPGLTVESALLTRTPAA, encoded by the coding sequence GTGGCCCCTTCACCTGCACCGGTGTTCGTGCGGGCGGTCGGGACCGCCGTCCCGGTGACCGTGCTGCGCCAGCCCGAGTTCCGCGACGTCCTCGCCGCGCAGCCCGGGCTCAGCCGCCTCGGCGTCCGTCGGTTGCGTGCCGCGTTCGACGCCTCGGACATCGACACCCGCCACACGGTGATGGGTGAGCTCGGCAGGGACCACGGGGTCGACGCGGGCTCCGATCCCGTGCACTACGACCCCCGCAGCTCCCTCGTGCTGGCCCCGTCGACCGGCACGCGCAACGCCGCGTACGTCCGCGAGGCCCCGCCGCTGTTCCTCGCGGCGGCCAAGGACGCCCTCGGCGCGAGCGACCTGGTCGCCGACGACGTCACCCACGTCGTCACGGTGTCCTGCACGGGCTTCTTCGCCCCCGGGCCGGACTACCTGCTCGTCCGCCAGCTCGGGCTCCCCGTGACCACGCAGCGGTTCCACCTGGGCTTCATGGGCTGCTACGGCGCGTTCCCGGCCCTCCGGCTGGCCCAGGCCGTCTGCCGCGCCGACCCCGAGGCGGTCGTGCTCGTGGTCTGCGCCGAGCTGTGCTCGCTGCACCTGCACGTGGGCGACGACCTCGACACGATCCTGTCCTCGTCGCTGTTCGCCGACGGCGCGGCCGCGGCGGTGGTCACCGGACGGGCCCCCGCCGCGGGCTCCGAGACGGTGACGCTCGACGCGCTCGGCACCACGCTCAGCGACGACGGCGAGGCCCACATGGCCTGGACCATCGGCGACCTCGGCTTCGACATGGTCCTGAGCCGCTACGTCCCGCGCATCCTCGGGTCGTCGCTGCCCGCCGCCCTGCCCTCGCTGCTCGGTCTGCTCTCCCCCACCGAGGTCGACCGCTGGGCGGTGCACCCGGGTGGGCGCAGCGTGCTCGACCAGGTGCAGGCGGCGCTCGGGCTGAGCGACGACGACCTGGCCCCGTCGCGCGACGTCCTGCGCCGCTACGGGAACATGTCCAGCCCCACCGTCCTCTTCGTGCTGGCCGAGCTGCTCCGGGCGCCCGCAGCCGGGCCGGAGCAGCTCGCGGGCCTCGCCTTCGGCCCCGGGCTGACGGTGGAGAGCGCGCTCCTGACCCGGACCCCGGCGGCATGA
- a CDS encoding threonine aldolase family protein: protein MSTPLHDPTWRGFASDNYAGVHPEVLEALAAANGGHQVAYGEDAYTARLQDVMREQLGAEVETFPVFNGTGANVIGLTSVLPRWGAVVCTDTAHIHTDEAGAPERVTGLKLLPVATPDGKLTPELVEREAWGWGDEHRAQPLAVSLTQSTEVGTVYTPDEIRAVAEHAHAHGMAVHLDGARIWNAAAALDLPFAAFTSDVGVDVLTFGGTKNGLLGTEAVVVLDPARATGLVYLRKLTMQLTSKMRFASAQLLALFDDDLGLRSARHANAMAARLRTALEAGVAGGTLPGLTFTRPTQANAVFASLAATVADRIRERVRFYDWDRTRSEVRWMAAWDTTEADVDHFVAVIGEELTR, encoded by the coding sequence ATGAGCACCCCGCTGCACGACCCGACCTGGCGCGGCTTCGCCAGCGACAACTACGCCGGCGTCCACCCCGAGGTCCTCGAGGCGCTCGCCGCCGCCAACGGCGGCCACCAGGTCGCGTACGGCGAGGACGCCTACACCGCGCGGCTGCAGGACGTGATGCGCGAGCAGCTCGGCGCCGAGGTCGAGACGTTCCCGGTCTTCAACGGGACGGGCGCCAACGTCATCGGCCTGACCAGCGTGCTGCCGCGCTGGGGCGCGGTCGTCTGCACCGACACCGCCCACATCCACACCGACGAGGCCGGCGCCCCGGAGCGCGTGACCGGGCTCAAGCTGCTCCCCGTCGCCACGCCGGACGGCAAGCTGACCCCCGAGCTGGTCGAGCGCGAGGCCTGGGGCTGGGGCGACGAGCACCGGGCGCAGCCCCTGGCGGTCAGCCTCACCCAGAGCACCGAGGTCGGCACCGTCTACACCCCCGACGAGATCCGCGCCGTCGCCGAGCACGCGCACGCCCACGGGATGGCCGTGCACCTCGACGGCGCACGGATCTGGAACGCGGCCGCCGCGCTCGACCTGCCGTTCGCCGCCTTCACCAGCGACGTCGGGGTGGACGTGCTCACCTTCGGCGGCACCAAGAACGGGCTGCTCGGCACCGAGGCCGTCGTGGTCCTCGACCCGGCGCGGGCGACCGGGCTCGTCTACCTCCGCAAGCTGACGATGCAGCTCACGAGCAAGATGCGGTTCGCGTCGGCCCAGCTCCTCGCGCTCTTCGACGACGACCTCGGGCTGCGCAGCGCGCGGCACGCGAACGCGATGGCGGCCCGGTTGCGTACGGCGCTCGAGGCCGGCGTCGCCGGCGGCACGCTGCCCGGCCTGACCTTCACCCGGCCGACCCAGGCGAACGCGGTCTTCGCCAGCCTCGCGGCGACCGTCGCGGACCGGATCCGGGAACGGGTCCGCTTCTACGACTGGGACCGGACGCGTTCGGAGGTGCGCTGGATGGCGGCGTGGGACACGACCGAGGCCGACGTCGACCACTTCGTCGCCGTCATCGGCGAGGAGCTGACGCGCTAG
- a CDS encoding Na+/H+ antiporter NhaA, with translation MNPPPGVDVVPDEPDTAADGLVEGAAEPAGPDEAQTPWLRRGQSSLRALLLSESGSAGVLVAAILVALLWANLSPASYTGVWTTELSVRLGGREIAMDLQEWVNKALMTLFFLVVGLEARRELDLGELRDRKRFLLPLVAGLLAMAIPVLIYLAVNRGGPGADGWGAAMSTDTALSLGLVAVVGRIVPERVRLFLLTVFVVDDLVALVVIAIFYSESIDVTALVVAVVVFAAILLAARTRVGGPTFFAVAGVVLWLALLRSCVDPVVAGLAIGLTASAYTPTREGLEGATALFRTFREEPTPELARSASAGVTATLSPNARLQRFYVPSTTYVIVPLFGLANAGFVLDEDLLARAWASPITLGIVLGYVVGKPAGVLLASWAVTRLSHGRIKPPVGWLAVAGSGTIAGVAFTVSLLIATLAFDGPELAEAKLGILATSVLALGVTTVVFQTSKLLDPDRRARAMLGSATALLDLAEPFDDTRDHYRGRRDASVVLYEYGDFECPHCGLAEPAARAELDSDDDLLFVWRHLPLTDVHPHAQLAAEASEAAGKQGAFWPLHDLLLTHQDHLKRSDLLGYAGGLGLDVDRFAEDLDRHVHADRIASDIDSADRSGVSGTPTFFVNGRRHYGAYDAASLQQAVASARERAGMADAPSASAPRR, from the coding sequence GTGAACCCTCCGCCAGGCGTCGACGTCGTCCCGGACGAGCCCGACACCGCGGCCGACGGGCTGGTCGAGGGCGCCGCCGAGCCGGCCGGCCCCGACGAGGCGCAGACGCCCTGGCTCCGGCGGGGTCAGAGCAGCCTGCGCGCCCTGCTGCTCAGCGAGTCGGGCAGCGCCGGCGTGCTCGTCGCGGCGATCCTCGTGGCGCTGCTCTGGGCCAACCTCAGCCCCGCCTCGTACACCGGGGTCTGGACCACCGAGCTGTCCGTCCGCCTCGGCGGGCGCGAGATCGCGATGGACCTGCAGGAGTGGGTGAACAAGGCCCTGATGACCCTGTTCTTCCTCGTCGTCGGGCTCGAGGCCCGACGCGAGCTGGACCTCGGCGAGCTCCGTGACCGCAAGCGGTTCCTGCTCCCCCTCGTCGCCGGGCTGCTCGCGATGGCGATCCCGGTGCTGATCTACCTGGCGGTCAACCGGGGCGGGCCGGGCGCCGACGGCTGGGGCGCGGCCATGTCGACCGACACCGCGCTCTCCCTCGGCCTCGTCGCCGTCGTGGGCCGGATCGTCCCGGAACGCGTCCGGCTGTTCCTGCTCACCGTCTTCGTCGTCGACGACCTCGTCGCGCTCGTGGTCATCGCGATCTTCTACAGCGAGTCGATCGACGTCACCGCGCTCGTCGTCGCCGTGGTCGTCTTCGCCGCGATCCTCCTCGCGGCGCGGACGCGGGTCGGCGGACCCACCTTCTTCGCCGTCGCGGGCGTCGTGCTGTGGCTCGCCCTGCTCCGCAGCTGCGTCGACCCGGTCGTCGCCGGCCTGGCCATCGGGCTGACCGCCTCGGCGTACACCCCGACCCGCGAGGGCCTGGAGGGCGCGACGGCGCTGTTCCGCACGTTCCGGGAGGAGCCGACGCCCGAGCTCGCCCGCAGCGCCAGCGCCGGCGTCACCGCCACCCTGTCGCCCAACGCCCGGCTGCAGCGCTTCTACGTGCCCTCGACCACGTACGTGATCGTCCCGCTCTTCGGGCTGGCCAACGCCGGCTTCGTGCTCGACGAGGACCTGCTCGCCCGCGCCTGGGCCTCCCCGATCACGCTGGGCATCGTCCTCGGCTACGTCGTGGGCAAGCCCGCGGGCGTGCTGCTGGCGAGCTGGGCGGTCACCCGCCTCAGCCACGGCCGCATCAAGCCGCCGGTCGGCTGGCTCGCTGTCGCCGGGAGCGGCACGATCGCGGGCGTCGCCTTCACCGTCTCGCTGCTCATCGCGACCCTGGCCTTCGACGGCCCGGAGCTGGCCGAGGCCAAGCTCGGCATCCTCGCCACCAGCGTGCTGGCGCTGGGGGTGACCACCGTCGTGTTCCAGACCTCGAAGCTCCTGGACCCGGACCGTCGCGCGCGGGCGATGCTCGGCAGCGCGACGGCCCTGCTGGACCTCGCCGAGCCCTTCGACGACACCCGCGACCACTACCGCGGCCGGCGCGACGCGAGCGTGGTCCTCTACGAGTACGGCGACTTCGAGTGCCCCCACTGCGGTCTCGCGGAACCGGCCGCCCGGGCCGAGCTCGACTCCGACGACGACCTGCTCTTCGTCTGGCGGCACCTGCCGCTGACCGACGTCCACCCGCACGCCCAGCTGGCGGCGGAGGCGTCGGAGGCGGCCGGCAAGCAGGGTGCGTTCTGGCCGCTGCACGACCTGCTGCTGACCCACCAGGACCACCTGAAGCGGTCGGACCTGCTCGGCTACGCCGGCGGGCTCGGGCTCGACGTCGACCGCTTCGCCGAGGACCTCGACCGCCACGTGCACGCCGACCGGATCGCGAGCGACATCGACTCGGCGGACCGCAGCGGCGTCTCGGGCACCCCGACCTTCTTCGTGAACGGCCGCCGCCACTACGGCGCGTACGACGCCGCCTCGCTCCAGCAGGCCGTCGCGTCGGCCAGGGAACGCGCCGGGATGGCGGACGCTCCTAGCGCGTCAGCTCCTCGCCGATGA
- a CDS encoding MFS transporter, producing the protein MARTKTSPGPTLGRRASFWTAAAVAALALWTSGAPSVSYPLYAAEWHLTPTTTNAIFAVYPIVLVVVLIVLGDLSDHIGRRASIVLGLVAVLVGVLLFALAPNVVWVFVGRAFMGLGVGLSLSPASAAMVDFSPPGQVARASSITTAATATGLALATLVGGALVQYAPYPLHLDYWVLAVVVTGVLVLAWFLPRHVANEDPRPWRLRGLTVPRGLGGTFATAVLAVSAAYALGSVVLAMGAQIARQLVGSSNVLVTGALLSVSAIVIGVVAVVSRRLPARWLIGSGTVASILGLGLLTLSASAHSLPLFFAGMVLGGAGYSFNFLGGLTLVNAHAPATHRAGMLSSVLVVAYLVQGAAALLLGAIATSGGLAVALDVGWPAIGVICVAALVLVLVVRRPRAVVA; encoded by the coding sequence GTGGCCCGTACGAAGACCAGCCCCGGCCCGACCCTGGGGCGGCGCGCCAGCTTCTGGACCGCCGCGGCCGTCGCCGCCCTCGCGCTGTGGACGAGCGGCGCGCCCAGCGTCAGCTACCCCTTGTACGCCGCGGAGTGGCACCTCACCCCGACCACCACGAACGCGATCTTCGCGGTCTACCCGATCGTGCTCGTCGTCGTGCTGATCGTGCTCGGGGACCTCTCCGACCACATCGGCCGTCGCGCCTCGATCGTCCTGGGCCTGGTGGCCGTCCTGGTCGGCGTGCTGCTCTTCGCCCTCGCGCCGAACGTGGTGTGGGTGTTCGTGGGCCGGGCCTTCATGGGGCTCGGGGTCGGGCTGTCGCTGAGTCCGGCGTCGGCCGCCATGGTCGACTTCAGCCCGCCCGGGCAGGTGGCCCGGGCGAGCTCGATCACCACCGCGGCGACCGCCACCGGGCTCGCGCTGGCCACGCTGGTCGGCGGGGCGCTCGTGCAGTACGCGCCCTACCCGCTGCACCTCGACTACTGGGTCCTCGCCGTCGTCGTCACCGGGGTCCTCGTGCTGGCCTGGTTCCTCCCGCGCCACGTGGCGAACGAGGACCCACGCCCGTGGCGGCTCCGCGGGCTGACCGTGCCGCGGGGTCTCGGCGGCACCTTCGCCACCGCGGTGCTGGCGGTCAGCGCCGCGTACGCGCTGGGCTCCGTCGTGCTGGCCATGGGCGCGCAGATCGCCCGGCAGCTCGTCGGCTCGAGCAACGTGCTGGTGACCGGCGCGCTGCTGTCGGTCTCCGCGATCGTCATCGGCGTCGTGGCCGTCGTCTCGCGCCGGCTGCCGGCGCGGTGGCTGATCGGCTCCGGGACCGTCGCCTCGATCCTCGGCCTCGGGCTGCTCACGCTCTCGGCGAGCGCGCACTCGCTGCCGCTCTTCTTCGCCGGCATGGTGCTCGGCGGGGCGGGCTACAGCTTCAACTTCCTCGGCGGCCTGACCCTGGTGAACGCGCACGCCCCCGCCACCCACCGCGCCGGGATGCTGTCCTCGGTGCTGGTCGTCGCCTACCTCGTCCAGGGTGCCGCCGCCTTGCTGCTGGGGGCCATCGCGACCTCGGGCGGGCTCGCCGTCGCCCTCGACGTCGGCTGGCCGGCCATCGGGGTCATCTGCGTCGCCGCGCTCGTGCTGGTCCTCGTGGTCCGGCGTCCCCGGGCCGTCGTCGCGTGA
- a CDS encoding winged helix-turn-helix transcriptional regulator, with product MPAAPRNDHCSIARSLEVLGEKWTLLVVREACWGRTRFSDFREALGVAPDVLTDRLATLVDVGVLERRPYRVDGGRQREEYVLTPAGEDLRLVLGALSTWGREHRPDAEARPATFVEAATGESVSLSFVASDGRPLSPAEVTAVRPTPR from the coding sequence ATGCCCGCCGCACCCCGGAACGACCACTGCTCGATCGCCCGGAGCCTGGAGGTGCTGGGGGAGAAGTGGACGCTGCTCGTCGTCCGCGAGGCGTGCTGGGGCCGGACGCGGTTCTCCGACTTCCGCGAGGCGCTCGGGGTGGCCCCCGACGTCCTGACCGATCGGCTGGCCACCCTCGTCGACGTCGGCGTGCTCGAGCGCCGGCCGTACCGGGTCGACGGCGGGCGGCAGCGCGAGGAGTACGTGCTGACCCCGGCCGGGGAGGACCTGCGCCTCGTGCTGGGCGCGCTGAGCACCTGGGGCCGGGAGCACCGCCCCGACGCGGAGGCCCGGCCGGCCACGTTCGTGGAGGCGGCGACGGGGGAGTCCGTGAGCCTGAGCTTCGTCGCGTCCGACGGCCGGCCCCTCTCCCCGGCCGAGGTGACGGCGGTCCGGCCGACCCCGCGCTGA
- a CDS encoding SDR family oxidoreductase, whose protein sequence is MAEDRPQSLVQRLIEPPEIGRLVAYLSSDLASATIGGAVRADGGYVDSILP, encoded by the coding sequence ATGGCGGAGGACCGCCCGCAGTCGCTGGTCCAACGCCTGATCGAGCCGCCGGAGATCGGCCGGCTCGTCGCCTACCTCAGCTCCGACCTCGCCTCCGCCACGATCGGGGGTGCCGTCCGCGCCGACGGGGGTTACGTGGACTCGATCCTCCCCTGA
- a CDS encoding C39 family peptidase → MLRRTTRLGLLAALSLGLPLLAGPAWAGGNGRSVQDPPPASPSASGVEQSPVVGVPVLTAAQQRETARKDAEVARAFGQTGPNARSLAAVDDEPDLPSHKSLKSVKQKAQSRTYWCGPATLATLVQVDGTKISQTTAAKRLKTTRNGTNWYSGAGNYPMEKALEHYGDDVEYAAANLPYSPSKSDKETYKKRLVTDIAVHKQGIAGNAVEVTNGPHLNGHPNRTIYHWVAVRGYDDDGETTRYADPVSGSGISWQGPVDRYNEIDSDKIVTIFGARGYIW, encoded by the coding sequence ATGCTGCGGAGAACGACGCGGCTGGGACTGCTCGCCGCGCTGAGCCTGGGGCTGCCGCTGCTCGCAGGTCCGGCGTGGGCGGGCGGCAACGGCAGGTCGGTGCAGGACCCGCCGCCGGCGTCGCCGTCAGCGTCGGGCGTCGAGCAGTCGCCGGTCGTCGGCGTACCCGTCCTCACCGCCGCGCAGCAGCGCGAGACGGCCCGCAAGGACGCCGAGGTGGCCAGGGCCTTCGGGCAGACCGGCCCGAACGCGCGCTCCCTCGCCGCGGTTGACGACGAGCCCGACCTGCCGAGCCACAAGTCGCTCAAGTCGGTAAAGCAGAAGGCGCAGTCGCGCACCTACTGGTGCGGCCCGGCGACGCTGGCCACGCTCGTCCAGGTCGACGGCACCAAGATCTCCCAGACCACCGCGGCGAAGCGGCTGAAGACCACCCGCAACGGGACCAACTGGTACAGCGGGGCGGGGAACTACCCGATGGAGAAGGCGCTCGAGCACTACGGCGACGACGTCGAGTACGCCGCGGCCAACCTCCCGTACAGCCCGAGCAAGTCGGACAAGGAGACGTACAAGAAGCGCCTCGTGACCGACATCGCCGTGCACAAGCAGGGCATCGCCGGCAACGCGGTCGAGGTCACCAACGGCCCGCACCTGAACGGCCACCCCAACCGGACCATCTACCACTGGGTCGCGGTCCGCGGCTACGACGACGACGGCGAGACCACCCGCTACGCGGACCCGGTCTCCGGCTCGGGCATCTCCTGGCAGGGGCCGGTCGACCGCTACAACGAGATCGACTCCGACAAGATCGTCACGATCTTCGGGGCCCGTGGCTACATCTGGTAG
- a CDS encoding DUF2652 domain-containing protein: MPTRRALLLIADIGGYTEYMTFHRSVLGHAEAATARMLDRIVDAARGFRLIEIEGDAAFLARDVDSLDGASALAAATDATVAMHRAFHTERRFIELNMCPCGSCKQTNGLKLKFVAHVGEVATQTIRRREKLVGVDVIHVHRLLKNPVAVPEYLLVSDDLLDAGGAEADGLVTHALALDLEGIGPVRTHYVDLEDLASHTPAPDPSWPRRIGGTFAMVGRGLPHIVRRRRAPALGTV; encoded by the coding sequence ATGCCCACCAGGCGCGCGCTGCTGCTGATCGCCGACATCGGCGGCTACACCGAGTACATGACCTTCCACCGCAGCGTGCTCGGGCACGCCGAGGCGGCGACGGCCCGCATGCTCGACCGGATCGTCGACGCGGCCCGGGGCTTCCGGCTGATCGAGATCGAGGGCGACGCCGCGTTCCTCGCCCGCGACGTGGACTCCCTCGACGGTGCGTCCGCGCTGGCCGCGGCCACGGACGCGACGGTCGCCATGCACCGCGCCTTCCACACCGAGCGCCGCTTCATCGAGCTCAACATGTGTCCCTGCGGCAGCTGCAAGCAGACCAACGGGCTCAAGCTCAAGTTCGTCGCGCACGTCGGCGAGGTGGCCACGCAGACGATCCGTCGACGCGAGAAGCTCGTCGGGGTGGACGTGATCCACGTCCACCGGCTGCTCAAGAACCCCGTCGCGGTGCCGGAGTACCTGCTGGTCTCCGACGACCTGCTGGACGCGGGCGGCGCCGAGGCCGACGGCCTCGTCACCCACGCGCTCGCGCTGGACCTCGAGGGCATCGGCCCGGTCCGGACCCATTACGTCGACCTCGAGGACCTGGCCTCCCACACCCCCGCCCCCGACCCGTCGTGGCCGCGGCGGATCGGCGGGACCTTCGCGATGGTCGGCCGTGGGCTCCCCCACATCGTCCGGCGCCGACGGGCACCGGCTCTCGGCACGGTCTGA
- a CDS encoding PIG-L family deacetylase has protein sequence MTAPAAFPDDLAALLGPAGPLGRPLRVLGLFAHPDDEVFCMGGTIARASAAGAETAVVSLTRGDAGQIRDSATATRRTLGATRVAELHASAAALAIDHVECLDLGDGTLAGRPFPEVVALVRSILERLAPDVVVTFGEDGGFGHPDHMTSSRAVLAARAQLTRPPRVLHARFPAQDRLLLDLLVDWLTSGEERFAGTAGFGNALRLFADGSSVLGFAADHLQVQWFPAGSYVIEQGEPSNELFCLLSGTVDIVVEDAAGTLVTKDSSGPGSFVGQDGLASGRPRNAHVIARDDVTCFVLAPRGRDLSAGRGIGATATVTAPEAGGRTPVVPPAPAGDVTLDVGAALDQKIAALVAHRSQYALDPELLPRRVLGPLLGTEHFTVVG, from the coding sequence ATGACTGCCCCGGCCGCGTTCCCCGACGACCTCGCGGCCCTGCTCGGGCCCGCCGGACCACTCGGCCGGCCGCTGCGGGTGCTCGGGCTCTTCGCGCACCCGGACGACGAGGTCTTCTGCATGGGCGGCACCATCGCCCGCGCCTCTGCGGCCGGGGCCGAGACCGCCGTCGTGTCCCTGACCCGGGGCGACGCCGGGCAGATCCGCGACTCGGCGACGGCCACCCGCCGCACGCTCGGGGCCACCCGGGTCGCCGAGCTCCACGCGTCCGCGGCGGCGCTCGCCATCGACCACGTCGAGTGCCTCGACCTCGGCGACGGCACCCTGGCCGGCCGGCCCTTCCCCGAGGTGGTCGCGCTGGTCCGCTCGATCCTGGAACGTCTCGCGCCCGACGTGGTCGTCACGTTCGGCGAGGACGGGGGCTTCGGCCACCCCGACCACATGACGTCCTCGCGCGCCGTGCTCGCCGCCCGGGCGCAGCTGACGCGCCCGCCCCGGGTGCTCCACGCCCGGTTCCCGGCCCAGGACCGCCTCCTGCTCGACCTGCTCGTCGACTGGCTGACCTCGGGCGAGGAACGGTTCGCCGGCACCGCGGGCTTCGGGAACGCCCTGCGCCTGTTCGCCGACGGCTCGTCGGTCCTCGGCTTCGCCGCCGACCACCTGCAGGTCCAGTGGTTCCCGGCCGGGTCGTACGTGATCGAGCAGGGCGAGCCGTCGAACGAGCTGTTCTGCCTCCTGTCCGGCACCGTCGACATCGTGGTGGAGGACGCCGCGGGGACGCTCGTCACCAAGGACAGCAGCGGGCCGGGCTCGTTCGTGGGTCAGGACGGTCTGGCGAGCGGCCGCCCGCGCAACGCCCACGTGATCGCCCGCGACGACGTGACGTGCTTCGTCCTCGCGCCCCGCGGCCGTGACCTGTCGGCCGGGCGGGGCATCGGGGCGACCGCGACCGTGACCGCACCGGAGGCGGGAGGGCGGACGCCCGTCGTGCCCCCCGCGCCGGCGGGCGACGTCACGCTGGACGTCGGCGCCGCCCTCGACCAGAAGATCGCCGCCCTGGTCGCGCACCGCTCGCAGTACGCGCTGGACCCCGAGCTGCTGCCCCGCCGGGTGCTCGGGCCGCTGCTGGGCACCGAGCACTTCACCGTGGTCGGCTAG